The following is a genomic window from Chanos chanos chromosome 1, fChaCha1.1, whole genome shotgun sequence.
TCAAACATTCAGCTTTCACTATTTAACATGAGTGAGGAGAGGGGTGGAGGTTTGGACTCGTCTTAGCCCACCCTCCTCTCAGCACCTCACCAGGCCTGTCAGGCAGTTTAATTTTGTCCTTCAAAAACATAACAGTTAGTACGCATCCACTGAACGTGACAGTTAAGTCATTAACTAGTCACATTTTCATATGAGGATTAACCTCACATCAATCTTAACTGGCATGAGTTATCTCTGCTGACTGCATGGGCCATACATggaaatgcatttcaaatgtttatcagtaataatacatttatggATATCACTGATTTGATTCAAACAATAATGAGAAGGTCTGCCTACAGTATGTGAGCTAACGTCTCTGTTGAAGGCAGTTGAATTAATCTGCACATACCCACTCAGTCCCAGACTGATGAATTATTGATAATATTTTCAATTAAGACAAAAACCACGACAGATCCAAAAGGATTACTGCAAAAATGAATAACGATGTGCAATGGTTGTTCATTAATCACACAATCACTTCAGAGAACAGTGAATGCTCAACTGTATACATAACTTTCACAGGCTAGTTCACACATAAGAGCCTCTTCAAAATGCTCTGTAAACTGAGATTACATTGTGCCAACAATAGAGGTCCAGGCAAATAAAAGActttgatgaaaaaacaaagtaaTGCACTGCTACAAACCTGGACGTCGGACACAAGTGAACTTCTCCATTTTAATACAGAGTCAAAACCAGATAAGTCTCCCAGTGGAGCAACTGCTACCTCAAAGGCGTTTTTGATTAACATTGATTAGTATTGTGACAACGTTTATCCTCAAGAGAATGATTCTTCTTCCCACATCTCCAGCACAGGATCAACTCTGTTACTGTTATTTGTTGCATATTAACTGTGGCTCAGAAGTTTACATAAAGAAAATAGATGCATAAATCTTTGAGACACAACACAGACTTACTCAAACCAGCACAGGCCACTGAAATTCCTTTAAAGATTTACTAGAATTACATGATGCCACTTGCCCACTTTTGACTGAGAGAAATGATCAAACCAACCGAAAATCTATCATTTAATGGAGGGTCTTGACACTGGACCTAGTCATCAGTTACATCTTCACAGTATTTAACTGGATAAttatctctaaaaaaaaaagacatacttTTCAAAGCTGGTGGTATTAATTTAGAGTAAACAGTGAAATATTGTCATCATTGCCACATCATGCTCAGCATTTCTGATTTACTTTGTAGTTAGTCTTTCCTCTCATCTAGTCAGACAGTGCCTACCCAAGGCAGCTTAAGTCAGTTCTGACTAGATCTCCTTTGCCCTTTGTCCAGTCACTTGACCCTGGTCACAAGACTATCAATCCGACTCACAATGAAATGCAATATCAAAAATCCAAtcattttacaaaaaatgtttgtgtaaatgcCTGCGCTGACACAGTACTTGATCGTTCTGACGAGATGTTGACAGAATCATCACTTCTGGTGCCCTAACAGTCCTTGACACTCCAAAATGACATGAAGACAATTTCaagattttaatattttatcaaCCATTCTGAGATTGTGAAAGGAACAGATAATTATAAAAGGTATCTCCCTGACACCTCTGAAAGGAGGGTCTGTGAACGACTGGTCTGAGGTTCAGTTCAACATTTTGGCATGTGCTGTATAGTCATCTCTGAGTCCTGCCTTCATTTTACAGGAAAGCCCATCAgggccttttcattttcatcatgttttcGACAGTTGCCATTTTCTCAACTGTTCAGAGGAGCCAGTCATTTTTGCCATCTAACACTTACCTGATAAAACCACTCATCTTACCCACCATCTCCAATCCTtctgaaagacagagtgagggagacacAGACTATCAACACTGCAAAAATAAATTCCACTTTAGAACTCCTCAATCTAACgcttgaaaatatttcagacacTTGAGGTCTCTTGATATCTGAGTCAGCTGCTTACAGCGGTCCAGACAAAACAGCATTGAGTCTGTTTCAAAGATACAGAAATACTATAGTAATATTTTGCTTCTACCTGTCCTCActtcaaaaacagaaaggtgAATCAAAGTTTCACGGCCTAAATAATCAACTCTTcatgaaggagagaaacatCCAGCAAGGTCTCAAAATCATAAGCCTAGGCTACATTCAAATGATGACAaccataatgatgatgatgatgttgttcttcttcttcttttctaataataaacataataataataataataatagcaaaattaaacaaaatggaaaaggaaaacatGCAGAAAGCTGTCATGTTTAAGTGTGTACCACGtagcatgtttgtgtgatataATTTGTTGTGCAGGGGCAACATAGCTGAAAAATGCAGGAAAAGCAGAAGTGGGTGGTCCTCCACTCAATTACACTGTTTGCTTACAGGTTGTAGTAAAGAACAGTTATGTATTAAGATTAACATGTAACAGTGAGGGGCCAAACTTatgtaactcaggttcaccccccccccccccaaaaagggAAGTCAAGGGTTTCCTGAGGAAATTCAAGGACACTGACGGAAATCCACTTCAAAGAGCCAATATGAAAAACTTCCTAATttataaagaaatgtgaatttcAAAGAAAGCACAAACAATTTTCGTCATTTGGCTAGGAATAGTTTAATAAAggtgagaaacaaaaaacagccacaTTCCAATCGTTAATTGCTTAAAACCTATTTACATCATAAATAGAACAACTACATACAACCATTTGGTGAGTCCTACATATGGAGTTGTAAGTGGTTTGGAggttcagacagagagaggagagagcactgaGAAACTGGTAGTCttccacagtttttctttttgatggcAAACCTCAAACCGTTCGATTGCCTGAGTATCACAAGATGTCATGATtgcgttgattttttttatccattttcaATACAGACTGGTGAATTTTGGGATGTGACAGAGGCAAACTACTTAAAATctagatgttttgtttttttgtttttttttacccaggtTAGTATGCTTGCAGGAGGAATCTGTGGTAGGTAAACTGGACCAAACATCCAAGAGAAATCACAGTCCACTAGAAGACAAATCACAGAGCTCCAAGTTCCCAGAGGCTCCACTGCTATAATGACAGAAGATAGAAGAAGGGATACAGAGAGGGTAAAGTTCTCCAGTTACATCTGTAGGTCCCTTCTTCATCCCTGACTTATCAAGGCCTCTAACAGTTATCCTGGCATTCTCTCAACGGGgatgtgagagaaatgaaacgGCTCCCTTCAAAGTTCTTAACGTTCTTCTacacctctctttttctccatgtttTGGTCCCGCTATGCTCAGGGTCTGCTGAAGATGCTGTGAAGAACATATGTAGGTCTGGCGTGGGGTGTCGGTGGCTGGACCCTGCGCTAGCTGCTCTCTTGTGAGTCCTGTTGAGTGATGGCAGGGAGAGTTTGATTGCCGCACACCGGTGGTGTCAGTACTACGCTCTCCATGCCAACTTTGATGCCAACTCCTCCCCCAGCCAGCGCTGCGTTCTTCCGAGAACACGCAGAACAAATGTAGTCCTCGTTCTCCGCCATCTCGCATGATACACCCACGCATACCTGATGAAACCACTCATCACAACCACCATCACACTGCACCCAATCCACCTgaaagagatgcagagagacagacagtgaatgaGAAACTGAATCATAAAAAATAACTGACTTAACAGCACAAAGCTGGACAGCAACTGGAGGAGTTCTATTCATTTcatggagagagaagagttcAGAGAGAAGCCCACGCATTGCGGAGCTGTCAATAAAGCGTCGTCTGAGCTTCTGCTATGACAAAACATCAGAAACAGTGTCTGTTATGCAGAATCCAAATTACACAGTATATATGTTTGACATTACATGGAGAAAAAGATCAAAAGATACAAAAACCCATGTTGAGGAATACTTGCTTTACATGAAGCAGATTACACTTTAACCAAGAAACTCATGTAAAAGAACTCAGAACACGACATTGCCCATCCAGTTAATACGTTATGTGTAACTCTCCTTAAGGTGTTCCAGTGCTGTTATCAGCTGTTGATATTCATTAAGTTTCCATGATGATCCTTCCAAAGCCAAtgttcaaaaacacactcaatactgaatttatcaatatttttaaTACACCTGGCACATGATCGCCTGGCAGCCAAACATTCCAGTTTTTGGAACGTGAAGAAGGGAAACACAAAATTGtgagcaataataataaattactACAACTCAGGTACCAAAGCTTGCTCAATCAATAATTACATAGGCAGAGGTTTTCCAGGAAACATGAAGACAAGAAAGATCAGAGATTCATGACAAGGCAAAGACAGTGATAGACGTCTACGTCAGTCTCACATAGAGAGGAAACGCTTTCCTTATGAAACACTCTCACTGAATTAGACCGCCTGCACTAGAGCCATGACAGAAACATGTTATAAATCACTGCtggtttaaaaaacaataactaAAACCTCAGATATTTTCAGTAATGTGCATCTGATAAAGTAGAAAGTAGATAAAGTAGCCCAAAACTCTTCACAAGGCCTGATCATGCTCTAGTTTTAATGTTGCTAGGAGACAAAACCAAGACCTAACTCATGACTTATTTTAAATTACGTATTCATGATGTACTTTCATATGCAGTGGGATTTACTCACCTTATCCTTGCAGGGACGCTGGCAGTTCTTGGCTGCACACACAGCGTTCTCGTCATTGGAGTCCTCTGCTCCAGACCAGTCATACTTAGAGGGAATGTCCAGaatcttcttctctctctttttctctaaccCATCCTTGACCAACTCTGCTTTAGCAGCTGCCTTCtccttccttttcctctccttctcttctttggCTAGTCTCTTGGCGAGCTGTTTCAGCTCACGGGCTTTATCGGGGTTGAGCTTGAGTTTTTTCTTCTTGGACTTGACCCCTCCATCCACTGCCCTCTTCAGCTCCTTTGATTTGGGCCGGCCCTCCACGCCCGTGGCAGCTAGCAGCAGCTGCTGCTCAACCCGTTCCAGTTTCCTCTTGCGCTTCTTTTCGGAGTCCTTTACCTTCAGCTTCATTGGCTTCTCCAGTAGAGCCTCCTCCGGCTGAAAGGAGtaacagagagacggagagaaaagggaagatTTGATGAGAacacaaaaaaggaacagagaagaaaCTGTATGACCCATAGAAGCACAAACATAATAATTCCTATCCATCAGTTAttcactttatttcatttatgaAACACATAGGTCTGAGACAGTATATGGACGTAGTCAGCTGGCTTCCTGCGACAGCTCTGATGCAgatgcaaacaaaacacaggccaCCCACCTCCATGACTTGAAGGAACCTCTCCTCGGAGGGGGGATGTGTAGCCTGCAGGATCCTCCAGATGTGCTGGGTCTCGTCCAGAGACACCTCCAAAAGATCGCCTACCATCATCAGTTCCTCCAGCTGGGCCTTGGCTGAGGGAGACAGCTCCAACACAGGTGGCTCTAGGCTGCGAGGCACCAAGGGGGTCTTCCGTGGCTGTTTCCGTGGGGTTGCCGGATCTGAGGAGACACAGGAAGGAAGTGGCTGAGAGTGGCTGTGAGGCATACTAAAAACAAAGGTGCGCCGGAGTCAGTTTAAGTAAATGGTAATTAAACCCGGTCCTTGATAAACCTAGTCGTCAAACAAAGAATAACATGTCCTTGGATATTCTCCATTCACAGCCAGTTCCTCAAGGCACTAGCTACTTAGCTATGGTACACGCTTGATccctgactgacagagatattGTACATGGGGGCCTTACTCTGTGGGCAGGTCTTGGAGGCAGAGGAGTAGGCATGCTCTGCACAGAAGGACGGAGTGGCTGGCCACATATGACTAACAACTTCCTCTGACTTCACAGGGATTTCTTCATCACAGAACAGGTAGGGCTTCACCTCCCCTGAATCCTGATAGATGACAAAAGAttaaaattggaaaaaaaaaattagatagCAGTTGTCATTGATCCTCAAAATCATCAGATGTTCATATGAATTTGAATTACCTGAACtggttcttaaaaaaaaaaggtctttccTGAGCTACATGACATACGGGTCTCTCTACCTTAATATCGTAGCCATACGTCTCCCTGATGTCCTCATCTGAGTCTGTCTCCTCATCGTCATAGTCCACAGACTGCCGTGGTGATGTGGTTCTGCTAAAGCCAGCCTGCTGGAATGTCTGGATGTGACCCTAAGACAGCAACAGGACAAGTAAATACCAGGTGGTAACAGACTGTAACACAAGAAATAAAAGTCCCATCTTCAGGCCAGTAAAGTCTCACCTGCAAGTCAGGATTGGCAGCTGCCTTCTGCAGTTCGGCGTTGATgatcttctctgttttttcgcGGGCGGCCAGCTCCACCATGCGCTGACTGAGAACAGAGAGTTTGGCCAGGGCGGAGGAGAGCTCGTCTGTGGCCAGGGCCTGTCGGGCGCGATCCTGCCAGCTCATGGCCCGTTCTGTCAGGCACTGTAGCGCCTCGCCCTCCGGCAGCCGCACCGGAAGCTTCTGCAGAGacaccagcagagagaggaTTGTCTCCAGGCGTGGGCGCCGCGATCGCTGGCACAGCGGGCACAGGAATTTGGACTCTTTGTTACTGCTGTGCCACCACCCGGCAACCAACTTCTTTTGGGAACCCGTCTTGGGCAGCGGCACGCAGGCGCCATGAAACCAGTCCTTGCAGAGCTCACACTGCAGCATGAAGCCGCTGGCCGTCTTGCGGCACAGGCAGAACTTGACCTCCTCGATACGGTCAGCCATGGCCATCTTAGCCAGATTAGCCGCACGAAGCGAGTGCATTGCCTCGACCTCCTTCTGTTCCTTTGCCTTGAAAGCAGCCACCACGCTGGCAGGATCATGGGCGTCCTCCATGCTCTCCTCCATGTCACTCAACCCCTCCAGATCCAGCCCTCGCTCATTCTCCAGCAGTTCTTTAGCCCTCTTACGCTTACTCTTACTGTTTCCATACACACCAATGTCAACACGTGGGCTCAAGacctgaaaacagacaaaagccTGCATAGTACACTTTCGTGCGAAGCCAGCTGAGCTGCATGAGTTAAGACTTGTCCGTGCTAACAGACAGGTCATTTCGTTTTCAACAGAAAGCCCAACCAATCATTTCCACTGAGTGGGCACAAGATGGTACTGAGGACAAACTTCTTTAAGACAACAAAATCAGCATGGAGAGTACAAAAGTTCACAAATTACACAGTCTTACCTGAAGCAGGGTGTAAGTGGAATTCTTCTTGAGAAACGTGCGAGCTGTCCTCTCCCTCCAGGCTCGGGCGGATGCCACCTGGGATTCCACTTGAGGCAGCTGATCCAGACGCACGGGAATGGAGCGGCCCCTGGCCAGCAGCGTCTCCAGCTGCTGTAGGTAGGCATAGTTGCTACCGTTCTGTCAGAGGACAGGATCCACAGGTCATCAATGCAAACATCCACAAGAGCCAAATTTTCAAGTGTAGTGATAAGAGGGCTCCAGGTTGAGTTCAGTTAAACACATTTCACCAACGAAGTGTGACACGACTATTCTTACTGCCATGTGTCATTACAATCAgcatcatcacagactgaggtACCTGTATGGCTTCTACTCTGGCCGTCCAGTCCTTGGCTTTCTGCAGTGCCTCCCTGAGCGCTATAACGTTGGGCAGGTAGGCAGGGATGTTCTTTGCCTCCATAACAATGCTTTCAAGAGTGACCATACTGTGGCGAGGTCTGAGGAAATGAAGACAGTTAATAATAAGAGTGTAAGAACCTCTAGTACAGATATGTGTCAGAGCTAAACATGTGTGATGCAtttcaacacagacaaaaggtGTGATACAGCTGCTGTAATAAGCCAGTGAAAACTGTCACAGGCCTTGAGAAACAACAGCCTGTTTCTGATATTTCAAATGGACATGTGCATGCAGCATTTACTTACAACGAACTTTACCCTGGAAGTGCTCTGTGAAGACAGTACTAAACGTAACCAAACCATCAGCTGGGCTACAACATAGTACTTCTTATTTATCCAACATAAGTCAAAGTCAAATTAGCATGCTCTGCCTCTAGACCAGCCTAACATGAGAATTGTTTGACTTGACAACTGTGAGTCTGACCAGTTTTAGTGAGTTAAGAAGTGGagaagaaatgtattttatgaCACAGAGCACTGTGTTCAGGTTGCAAAATGCTTTTTCAGGGACATGAGGCAGTCTTGAAGCACAGTCACATTCTGAAGCAGCATAGCACAAAGGTGATAAACCAGGATTTCTTTTTATATCAAACCTTAAGTTAACCAACCACCAGTGAATCTTATTTTAGAGCCCTGATCAGGTGCTAAGCTTAAAAACAATGAAGAGCAGGTCTGTACCTGGCCTGCAGACAGGCTCGTGCTTTGTCCTCCCAGCGCTCTGACACAGTGAGGATCTCCTGCAGCTCAGCCATGGCCTTCTCCACAGCGTGGTGCGGCGCCAGGCCGACGCCTGAGTCAATCAGCCTCTTCATCAGCTCTAGAGTTACACGCTGCGGCTCGGCCAGCGTCATTCGCACCTCGTCCAGCCAGCGCGCCTGCTGCAGCTCCTGCTTCAGCCGCGGAAGCTCCGGCAGCTCCACGTCCAGTCCCGCGCCCAGGTCCAGCAGTGCCTGCAGCTTAGACGAGTCTGGTGTCTCATCAGCTAGAGCCACCTGGGCACGTTCGTGGAAGTCCTCCACATTCTCCAACAGCTCCTGCAAGAAAGTAGAGAGGTTGATAACAGGTGGTGGATGAATATTTTTGGTTGCATCTTTCACAACAGAGCTGAGAAATGCTAACATTGCTCAACTGtgaggctgtttgttttttgaagtctGAGCTTGTATGTCTGCCTCGCCAAACTCATAATAGATATAATTAGCTATGAGGTCGGGAAAGCTGATCCCAGGACAGCTGTCGGGTGCTgtgtgttaccatggaaactCACTTTGACCTGCCGAGCCTGGCTGATGACACAGGGCAGAGCGAACAGTTGCTCCACAAAGGCCTTCAGCTCCTCCACTGTCAATTTGCTGCGTGTGCGGCTGCTCTCGGGGCGTTGCCTGCTTTATATccatccaataaaaaaaaaaaacattcacaataAGCTTAttaattttaaaacacacagataagtCTTGACCCAACCTCTGAAGTTCTAAATGGTTATCAAAATTTAGACAGAGGCTTAGGTCTATTCCAGGAGAAAAGTAGTACAGGTTAAAAGTTTAACActcctaaacaaacaaaaaaaaactcccattcTTATGCTGAAAGTCTTAAGAATGGAAGTAACTCAATAAAATGACCTTAAAAAAATAAGATACCAACAGCTctgcaaatgaaaagaaagattaGCAATCAGCagagtacacagacagacaagaaaCAAACGTCTGTATTGCACGGCAGACCACATCCTACTGTGTTGGGCAACACGCTGCCTGGTAATCACCAGCAAGGTAATCATTGTGACACTTCTACAGCATGCTTGTTATTTAAAGTCaccctgactgaaacacttcctCCCTGTTCAAAACAATAACTGTGGACCCACATTGTACGATAATCGAGATAAATGTATGGCTGTATTAATTGACAGGTTGTATTAATGGAGAACactgataaagacagacagatactgcTACAGACACTGAGCACTGACCTGTGCCTCTGCTTGTGACTGAGCAGTAACTGGGCCACAGAAGAGCATGTGTCTGCTTCCTTCACCGTTTCTCTCAGTCGACGGAGCAGATTGTTCTCGGGGTATTTCCTGTCCTCAGCATCCTCCAACAACACCTTCAGTTCAATCAGATCTGATGGTTCAAAAGACACaatgagcaaaagaaaaaagagaggtgtgtgagagaaagagagagcgagagagagagagagtgagagcgagagagagagagcgagagagagagagagaaagagcatgctgagaaaaaaacCATATATATACGCTCATACCACCATGTCTGACCTTTCTTGTTTTTATGATCTGCTCCTAGTGCCTCAGTGACTCTCTTGGCCCATGTGTCATAGGACTGTGCTCGGGACTTCACCCCATACAGCATGGCAGGGAACTCCTCCTGATCATATCTGTACCtaaaacaccaaacaacaaAAGTCTGTCATCTGTGCAGGATAGCATATTATACTCACCATAAACATGTTCAAAAGCAACTAATCCCTTCAGCACTAAAGTACAGACCCATGACAAACGGAAATGGCGCACAGCACATTAACTTGCCATGCTGCTCAATTCAAAATCAAAAGCTAGGTCAGGTCATTCCCAGATACTGTTGCAACACTCAGGTAAtgaaaaagcaaaggaaacacGTCCGTAATTGATGGATACAAAGTACATTTCAAGTACACTGAAAGTGGGCTCACATAGGTGGGCTTAATCAATTAATCAGTTACAATATGTTTTGGGTCAAGTATTAGAACGTTGGACAGGACCATGGACCCATTACTTTTGGCTACCTCAGCTAGAGGAAAAGAATTCAATGACTAAAGTCAGTTTTCCATGGAAgactaaggggaaaaaaaacacataaactaGGATCTGACCTAGTCAAGAGTGCATTGTCCTTGACCAGGTTTCCATGTACTAGTGTACACATGAGTAAACAGAAAAGTAACTCTGAGTCAGTCAACAATCTCGGGTACAAGCAGGTGGTTTCAGCAACAACAGTCCATGGAGAACTTCCCAGAGGCAGATATGAGCTGCAGCACATTAAACTCATTATTACACTTATCAGTACGTCTAAAAGTATTAGAGGGTTTTAAATCATATTACTATTATATACTACTATAACTATCATACTTATATTACTACTACATATAAGTAACATTACTATTACTGTACAGAATATTTTACTGGACCAGCTGTTGGGTGTATTTTCCTGGCAGGGTTTAGGTGCAACTAACCCCCTTAAAGGGCTGAGagaacacaaatatacacaaaagcCGAGAGATCCCAAAGCCTTTCTATCCTAACGGTAAATGTTCTCTTGGAGGAAAACAACATCCCAACATCAGTATCTTCAGGGACACAGGCGttcactgaatggtttgatgGGAGATCCTGGAGCGGTGCCCGAGGAAGGATTTTCCACCATCACCAACACACTAAATAAGGGAATGCCTTTTGGAAGGATGAGGCAGGATCGATGAGCAGGCCCACTGAAAGCGTTCTCCTCTCAGATCCTGTTTAGAGGAGGTGTCGGTTCTCACCTGAGGCACTTGTTGCCGAGAGGGCAGTCACAGAGTTCTGCGGTGTGATGCAGACACACCAGGCGCTCAGGACTACAGGAGCACGTCAGGGCAGAGAGGAAACAAGTCGTCTTACACCTGTAGCACTGTCTCTCGTCATCAGGCACCAACTCAAAGACCTCCTGCTCAGAGGACAACACCCCCTGtaggaagagagaggaacacacatCAGTAAAGCTGCACAGACCATACTGAGATGTGTgctgaacattcacacacataacaataaCAAGACATGAAGACAAAATTTGCAAAATGCTCTCCTTCTGAACTGGTTGAATATGGAAGTCAGATTTTCTGTGTATTACCATAGATTTTTGAGGATCCAACTGGACAAAACCCAGTAGAATTCTTTATGGAAATCCACTGTTAATAGTACTGTACTGCTGGCAAAAAGCCAGTGAAATCTCGCTTTTTGTATACTCATCATTAATATGAATGAAGAAGTTTTTATGATATATTGCCGCTCAGCCTCTAACCATCTCCTGCACAGCCTGTCTCAGCCTGGTCTCCTCATCCATCATCTCCACCAGCTCTTTGTGAACTGCAGCTGCCAGCTCCACATCCAGGCTCTCGGGATCAGCCGCCATCTTACACAGCAGTTCCTCATGGGAGAAGACACAGTAGCGGTGCAGTCGACGGTAGTGGGCCACACACTGACGACCCATAGGCAGCTAGTGACAACCAAAGCAGTTACAATGAGTACAGAATAACATCTGTTTACACAGCTTATTCACTTCAAACGGGCGGTCTGCATGGGtcaaacacacaagaaacagATTGATGAATCTGTACATACCCAGTCTGCAGTACAGAAGTTGACTGCTTCAGCAAAGTTGTAGCCTTGGTTGAAACCACTGTGATAGGCCCTTGGGAAAGTCACTACAAACTCTCCAGCGCACTGATTGGTCCGGAACACCTGAGAAACAAATGGATGCTGATGAATGACACTGAAGCCAATACTAACGATATCAGTCTTTGGAAGCCACTGTTGGTAAGTGCACAGAATAGGCTACATTTCATGCCAAAAGAAGACATGAGTCAGCTAAGTGCAGTCCTAAAACATGGGCCAgagacaaacatttacacaaacataaaccatGTCCAtgtctgcgcacacacacacacacacacagagagagagagaggggacgtACCGGCACACCGTGCTCCATGAGCACATTGGGATTCATGATGGTGACCAGCTGGTGGAGCAGGTCAGGCTGGGAGTCAAACAGCTCAGGGGCCAGTTTTTTCATCACTGCTTCAAGCTGCTCTGCTGCATGTGCTGGGACACCATACCATGTCTTGGGCTCACCCCTAATCAAGACATTAATTACTATGTAAACACTACTTAGAAATACCCCTGCACTTACCCTTGCACTTGGCACACAGCATTAAAATCAACAGCTAAAACAGCATTTTGTAGACACTCAGGGTACTGTGCCAACAGGGTAAAGGTTTAATTGTCAAAAAAGCAGTCAAAAAGTCAGTAACGGGAAACCAAGGATCTTGACTAAATGTAACACGTAACTGTTAATGTCTGTCAAACAGTACAGCCTTGGGTAGCCGGTTGCATCTGCACAGAGTGTGCTGACTCACCAGTGCAGATAATTGATGGAGTAGCTCCAGTGGTCCTCTATGTGCcagcagaaagaggagaagCACATTCCCACATAGAGCCAGGGCACTTTCATGCCAGAGATGTCCACATTAATGTGAGTGAGAACAGACTGCTCCAGGACTGGCATGTTATTCAGGTTCCAACCTGAGTTGGCATAATCCTTCAAAGATGGAGGGGTTGTTTATTCTGACCACTCATGTTACGCAATTTTATGAAAATAGACAAtcacatgaaaaacatgttCTTGAACCTGAGTTTTCACAAGACACAAATTCATGAGACAAAATCTATGGCTTTACCTCCTCATCCCCCAACAGCCTCCTCTTGCCATCTCTTACTGGGAAACCACTGCCCACATCCTTAGAGCTGATATCAGCCCCATATTCTACGATAACATCCTCCTCAATGCTGCTCACTAGTCTCCAGAACTCCTTCTCCACCAGTTCAGTGGGTACCATCTGAGTCAAACAGAGACAGGTGCAATGAGCACTGCAGCAGTGCCTCAGAGTTATTTCACCGCGTTTGACGTTTTTCTGTTTTCGGCCTCACTGGTCGTCAAGACTGACTGCATGTCTGCTGGTTTCAAGACAAGTAACTATggatcatttgaattctttacGACCTTAAATTCCAAACAGACACGCAACAACGTGAGAGCAGGTGATAACAATGAGCTTGGATCTCCGTTTGGTCCACATTCCGCGGTAACTTACTACAAAATCACGCAATATGCGAGCACAACTCTTACGTGCACTGGCATGTTGAAGTAGTCTGACTTGAAGTGATCTGCCATCTCGCCAAAACTCTGGAGGGTGTATTCTCGCACGGCCT
Proteins encoded in this region:
- the kdm5a gene encoding lysine-specific demethylase 5A isoform X2, coding for MSVYTEFVPPPECPVFEPSWEDFSDPLGFINKIRPIAEKTGICKIRPPKDWQPPFACDVRNFRFTPRVQRLNELEALTRVKLNFLDQIAKFWELQGSRLRFPHVERKILDLYLLSKIVSAEGGFVRVCKEKRWTKVANRMGYPPGKGVGSLLRSHYERILYPYELFQSGATLSGVHRLYEEGEEAEEPDEGIEGGVEDEEADEEEEKEREKETRERDSLHDRQQIKDHPMPERRSRRLKSERENKEPKGLQIFGSSPKMVGLEIVPADDGFIKKQRHLKAQAFAIKMRPRKETLEVNFIDLYMCMACGRGDEEDRLLLCDGCDDSYHTFCLIPPLQDVPKGDWRCPKCVAEECSKPREAFGFEQAVREYTLQSFGEMADHFKSDYFNMPVHMVPTELVEKEFWRLVSSIEEDVIVEYGADISSKDVGSGFPVRDGKRRLLGDEEDYANSGWNLNNMPVLEQSVLTHINVDISGMKVPWLYVGMCFSSFCWHIEDHWSYSINYLHWGEPKTWYGVPAHAAEQLEAVMKKLAPELFDSQPDLLHQLVTIMNPNVLMEHGVPVFRTNQCAGEFVVTFPRAYHSGFNQGYNFAEAVNFCTADWLPMGRQCVAHYRRLHRYCVFSHEELLCKMAADPESLDVELAAAVHKELVEMMDEETRLRQAVQEMGVLSSEQEVFELVPDDERQCYRCKTTCFLSALTCSCSPERLVCLHHTAELCDCPLGNKCLRYRYDQEEFPAMLYGVKSRAQSYDTWAKRVTEALGADHKNKKDLIELKVLLEDAEDRKYPENNLLRRLRETVKEADTCSSVAQLLLSHKQRHRQRPESSRTRSKLTVEELKAFVEQLFALPCVISQARQVKELLENVEDFHERAQVALADETPDSSKLQALLDLGAGLDVELPELPRLKQELQQARWLDEVRMTLAEPQRVTLELMKRLIDSGVGLAPHHAVEKAMAELQEILTVSERWEDKARACLQARPRHSMVTLESIVMEAKNIPAYLPNVIALREALQKAKDWTARVEAIQNGSNYAYLQQLETLLARGRSIPVRLDQLPQVESQVASARAWRERTARTFLKKNSTYTLLQVLSPRVDIGVYGNSKSKRKRAKELLENERGLDLEGLSDMEESMEDAHDPASVVAAFKAKEQKEVEAMHSLRAANLAKMAMADRIEEVKFCLCRKTASGFMLQCELCKDWFHGACVPLPKTGSQKKLVAGWWHSSNKESKFLCPLCQRSRRPRLETILSLLVSLQKLPVRLPEGEALQCLTERAMSWQDRARQALATDELSSALAKLSVLSQRMVELAAREKTEKIINAELQKAAANPDLQGHIQTFQQAGFSRTTSPRQSVDYDDEETDSDEDIRETYGYDIKDSGEVKPYLFCDEEIPVKSEEVVSHMWPATPSFCAEHAYSSASKTCPQNPATPRKQPRKTPLVPRSLEPPVLELSPSAKAQLEELMMVGDLLEVSLDETQHIWRILQATHPPSEERFLQVMEPEEALLEKPMKLKVKDSEKKRKRKLERVEQQLLLAATGVEGRPKSKELKRAVDGGVKSKKKKLKLNPDKARELKQLAKRLAKEEKERKRKEKAAAKAELVKDGLEKKREKKILDIPSKYDWSGAEDSNDENAVCAAKNCQRPCKDKVDWVQCDGGCDEWFHQVCVGVSCEMAENEDYICSACSRKNAALAGGGVGIKVGMESVVLTPPVCGNQTLPAITQQDSQESS